The Vicia villosa cultivar HV-30 ecotype Madison, WI linkage group LG1, Vvil1.0, whole genome shotgun sequence genome includes a region encoding these proteins:
- the LOC131594443 gene encoding uncharacterized protein LOC131594443 has translation MAGWWKMLINLGMRSLTTFGIILMRLMVIGLRLMVFKTLSGEDGADLDILKDDLLRFMVDFHSNGKLTKGVNSTFIILIPKVANPPRVAEFRPISLIEKCDRGLISDTQSAFIAGRQILDGILIENELRVMVRMQFPMVWGKWIIECFTTSSASVLVNGSPTDEFKLERGLRQGDPLSPFLFLIATEGFSVLMNAMVRERLYTWYKVGNADGGLMSHLQFADDTLLTGVKS, from the exons ATGGCGGGGTGGTGGAAGATGTTGATCAATTTAGGAATGCGGTCTTTAACCACTTTCGGAATCATTTTAATGAGACTAATGGTTATTGGCCTGAGACTAATGGTGTTTAAAACTCTTAGTGGAGAGGACGGGGCTGATTTG GATATTCTGAAAGATGATTTATTGCGGTTTATGGTGGATTTTCATTCTAACGGGAAGTTAACTAAAGGAGTTAATAGCACTTTCATTATTTTGATTCCTAAAGTTGCTAATCCACCGCGGGTGGCAGAGTTTAGGCCTATTTCGCTA ATTGAAAAATGTGATCGGGGGCTGATTTCGGATACTCAATCAGCGTTCATTGCAGGCAGACAAATTCTTGATGGCATCCTTATAGAAAATGAATTG AGAGTAATGGTTAGAATGCAATTTCCTATGGTATGGGGGAAATGGATCATTGAATGTTTTACTACTTCTTCAGCTTCGGTGCTAGTGAATGGTAGCCCAACTGATGAATTTAAGTTGGAAAGAGGGTTACGGCAGGGTGATCCGTTATCACCTTTTCTCTTTTTAATTGCGACTGAAggttttagtgttttgatgaatgccatgGTGCGAGAGCGTTTGTATACATGGTATAAGGTGGGAAATGCGGATGGCGGCTTAATGTCTCATCTTCAATTTGCTGATGATACTTTATTGACAGGGGTGAAGAGTTGA